Proteins found in one Streptococcus iniae genomic segment:
- a CDS encoding PTS fructose transporter subunit IIABC: MKLQDLLNKDLMILDLQATSKEAAIDEMISNLVDNKVVTDFETFKAGIMAREAQTSTGLGDGIAMPHSKNSAVSQASVLFAKSNKGVDYASLDGQATDLFFMIAAPDGANDTHLAALAQLSQYLLKDGFADQLRKTRSADDVIALFDASEKEEKAKEQVQPVMASDFIVAVTACTTGIAHTYMAEEALKKQAKEMGIAIKVETNGASGVGNRLTADDIKKAKGVIVAADKAVEMDRFDGKPLVSRPVADGIKKSEELITMLMTGEARPYQAKNAVSEKASSSEKMSLGGAFYKHLMGGVSQMLPFVIGGGIMIAIAFLLDNMLGVPKDQLGNLGSYHEIAAIFMKIGGAAFSFMLPVLAGYIAYSIAEKPGLVAGFVAGAIASSGLAFGKVPFAQGGEASLALAGVPSGFLGALVGGFLAGGVILALRKLLSGLPRSLEGVKSILLYPLLGVLITGFLMLFVNIPMAAINTALNSFLEGLSGSSAILMGLLVGGMMAVDMGGPVNKAAYVFGTGTLAATVSDGGSVVMAAVMAGGMVPPLAVFVATLLFKDKFTKEERESGLTNIVMGLSFITEGAIPFGAADPARAIPSFIAGSALAGALVGLAGIKLMAPHGGIFVIALTSNPLLYLVFIAIGAVVSGILFGALRKKA, encoded by the coding sequence ATGAAATTACAGGATTTACTAAACAAAGATCTGATGATCTTAGACTTACAAGCAACAAGCAAAGAAGCTGCAATTGATGAAATGATTTCAAATTTAGTTGACAATAAGGTTGTTACTGATTTTGAAACATTTAAAGCTGGAATTATGGCGCGTGAAGCACAGACATCAACAGGATTAGGTGATGGAATTGCAATGCCGCATAGTAAAAATTCTGCTGTCAGCCAAGCAAGTGTTCTCTTTGCTAAATCAAATAAAGGTGTTGACTATGCTTCATTAGATGGACAAGCAACAGATTTATTCTTTATGATTGCTGCACCAGATGGCGCTAACGATACACATTTAGCTGCTCTTGCGCAGTTATCACAATACTTGTTAAAAGACGGTTTTGCTGACCAACTGAGAAAAACTAGGTCTGCTGATGATGTCATTGCTTTATTTGATGCTTCAGAAAAAGAAGAGAAAGCAAAAGAACAAGTTCAACCAGTGATGGCAAGTGATTTTATTGTTGCAGTTACAGCATGTACAACTGGAATTGCACACACTTATATGGCAGAAGAAGCTTTGAAAAAACAAGCTAAAGAGATGGGAATTGCTATAAAAGTTGAAACTAATGGAGCATCTGGTGTTGGAAATCGTCTAACCGCTGATGACATTAAAAAAGCTAAAGGGGTTATTGTTGCTGCAGATAAAGCTGTTGAGATGGATCGTTTCGATGGAAAACCACTGGTTTCAAGACCTGTAGCTGATGGTATTAAGAAAAGTGAAGAATTGATTACCATGCTTATGACTGGTGAAGCAAGACCATATCAAGCTAAAAATGCAGTGTCTGAAAAGGCCTCAAGTTCAGAAAAAATGAGTCTTGGAGGAGCTTTCTATAAACACTTAATGGGTGGTGTCTCTCAAATGTTGCCATTTGTTATTGGTGGCGGTATTATGATTGCTATTGCATTCTTACTTGATAACATGCTTGGTGTGCCTAAGGATCAATTAGGAAATCTTGGGTCATATCACGAAATAGCTGCAATCTTTATGAAGATTGGTGGCGCAGCATTCTCATTCATGCTACCTGTTCTAGCAGGCTATATTGCTTATTCTATTGCTGAAAAACCGGGTCTTGTAGCAGGTTTTGTAGCAGGAGCAATTGCCTCAAGCGGTCTTGCTTTTGGGAAGGTGCCATTTGCTCAAGGCGGTGAAGCTTCATTAGCTCTTGCAGGTGTTCCTTCTGGCTTCTTGGGAGCTTTAGTTGGTGGTTTTCTTGCTGGAGGAGTTATCTTAGCTCTTCGCAAACTCTTGTCAGGACTTCCAAGGTCATTAGAAGGTGTTAAATCTATTCTTCTTTACCCATTGCTTGGTGTTCTTATTACTGGATTTTTAATGCTATTTGTTAATATTCCAATGGCAGCAATCAATACCGCTCTTAATAGCTTTTTAGAAGGCTTGTCAGGTAGCTCTGCAATTCTTATGGGACTACTTGTTGGGGGGATGATGGCTGTTGATATGGGTGGTCCAGTTAATAAAGCAGCTTATGTCTTTGGTACAGGAACTCTTGCAGCAACTGTTTCTGATGGAGGCTCTGTTGTTATGGCTGCTGTCATGGCAGGTGGTATGGTTCCGCCATTAGCTGTATTTGTTGCAACATTACTTTTTAAAGATAAATTTACAAAAGAAGAACGTGAATCTGGTTTAACAAATATTGTAATGGGGCTTTCATTCATTACTGAAGGTGCTATTCCATTTGGTGCAGCTGATCCAGCTCGAGCTATTCCAAGTTTTATTGCAGGTTCTGCATTAGCAGGAGCACTTGTTGGTTTAGCAGGTATTAAACTTATGGCTCCACATGGTGGGATTTTCGTTATTGCTTTAACAAGTAATCCATTACTCTATCTTGTCTTCATTGCAATAGGAGCAGTTGTTTCTGGAATCTTGTTTGGTGCTTTACGCAAAAAAGCATAA
- the pfkB gene encoding 1-phosphofructokinase, translating to MIYTVTLNPSIDYIVRIDHLENGAVNRMDSDDKFAGGKGINVSRILKRLAIDNVATGFLGGFTGNFIEQSLLNEGVQTQFVTVKDDTRINVKIKSEQETEINGQGPEILSEDLASLKTVFSTLSANDTVVFAGSAPSNIGNGVYRDLIPYVRNLGAQVVCDFEGQTLLDSLAYQPLLVKPNNHELEAIFNVTLNGLDDVETYASKLLDMGAQNVIISMAGDGALLVTPEGNYFAKPIKGQVKNSVGAGDSMVAGFTGKYVATLDPIESLKWGVACGTSTAFSDDLATMTFIKDIYQQVEVEKR from the coding sequence ATGATTTATACAGTAACGCTGAATCCATCTATTGATTATATTGTTAGGATAGACCATTTGGAAAATGGAGCAGTGAACCGAATGGATAGCGATGATAAATTTGCCGGTGGTAAAGGTATCAATGTTAGCCGGATTTTAAAACGTTTAGCTATTGATAATGTTGCAACTGGATTTCTTGGTGGTTTTACAGGTAACTTTATTGAACAGTCTTTACTCAATGAGGGCGTTCAGACACAATTTGTTACTGTGAAAGACGATACTCGGATTAATGTAAAAATTAAGTCTGAGCAAGAAACTGAAATCAATGGACAAGGTCCCGAAATTTTATCAGAAGATTTAGCTTCTTTAAAAACAGTTTTTTCGACATTATCAGCCAATGATACGGTAGTTTTTGCAGGTTCTGCACCATCAAATATTGGTAATGGTGTCTACCGAGATTTAATTCCTTACGTTAGGAACTTGGGTGCTCAGGTGGTCTGTGATTTTGAGGGACAAACTTTACTGGATTCCTTGGCTTATCAGCCTTTATTAGTCAAACCGAATAATCATGAACTTGAAGCTATTTTTAATGTTACATTGAATGGTTTAGATGATGTTGAAACATATGCATCAAAATTATTGGATATGGGCGCTCAAAATGTCATTATCTCAATGGCTGGCGATGGAGCTTTATTAGTAACGCCAGAGGGAAATTATTTTGCAAAACCTATTAAAGGACAGGTGAAAAATTCTGTTGGAGCTGGTGACTCAATGGTTGCAGGTTTCACTGGGAAATATGTAGCGACACTTGATCCGATTGAATCTCTGAAGTGGGGAGTTGCTTGTGGGACATCAACGGCCTTCTCAGATGATTTAGCTACTATGACATTTATTAAAGACATTTATCAACAAGTTGAGGTAGAAAAAAGATGA
- a CDS encoding DeoR/GlpR family DNA-binding transcription regulator, giving the protein MIMEKIISDSFVALEDLIDLLNSSESTVRRDLDELESEGKLHRVHGGAESIHSMQEELSNQEKSVKNSQEKMKIAEKASEFIFDKDVIFIDAGTTTEFMIDKLEYRNVTVVTNSIHHAARLVDMNIKTIIIGGVVKVTTDASVGSVALSQIQNMNFDKAFIGMNGIDDQFLTTPDMEEAVIKKAIVSNAKSSYILADASKIGQVSFINVAPIDNLTIITGSSTNPLLKKVKEKAKVIEV; this is encoded by the coding sequence TTGATTATGGAGAAAATAATAAGTGATAGTTTTGTTGCTTTAGAGGATTTAATTGACTTACTTAATTCATCTGAGTCTACTGTACGTAGAGATTTGGATGAATTAGAGAGCGAAGGAAAGCTTCACCGAGTTCATGGTGGTGCGGAGTCAATTCATTCCATGCAAGAAGAATTGTCCAATCAAGAGAAATCTGTCAAAAACAGTCAAGAAAAAATGAAAATTGCTGAAAAAGCTTCAGAATTTATTTTTGATAAGGATGTTATTTTTATTGATGCAGGTACAACAACAGAATTTATGATTGACAAACTGGAGTATCGAAATGTCACAGTTGTGACTAATTCTATTCACCACGCTGCTAGACTTGTTGATATGAATATAAAAACAATTATTATTGGTGGTGTTGTAAAAGTGACGACTGATGCAAGCGTTGGTAGTGTTGCATTATCTCAAATACAAAATATGAATTTTGACAAAGCTTTTATTGGCATGAATGGGATTGATGATCAGTTTTTGACAACCCCTGATATGGAAGAGGCAGTTATCAAAAAAGCCATAGTCAGCAACGCTAAATCAAGTTATATCCTTGCTGATGCGTCGAAGATTGGTCAAGTATCATTTATTAACGTTGCCCCTATTGATAATCTTACAATTATTACGGGTTCTTCAACGAATCCATTATTAAAGAAGGTAAAGGAGAAAGCAAAGGTGATTGAAGTATGA
- a CDS encoding 2-dehydropantoate 2-reductase — protein MLVYIAGSGAMGCRFGYQISKTNNDVILLDNWEDHINAIKENGLKITGDVEETVNLPIMKPTEATKEADLIILFTKAMQLPQMLQDVKAIIGKETKVLCLLNGLGHEEVIRQYIPVHNILMGVTVWTAGLKGPGHAHLQGVGALNLQSMDPENQEAGHQVAEMLTEAKLFATYDENVLPNIWRKACVNGTMNSTCALLDCTIGELFASQDGLKMVEEIIHEFVIVGQAEGVTLDEAEITKYVMDTSVKAAHHYPSMHQDLVQNHRKTEIDFLNGAVSAKGQKLGIDTPYCRLITQMVHTKEDVLNIK, from the coding sequence ATGTTAGTTTATATTGCTGGTTCTGGTGCAATGGGGTGTCGTTTTGGTTACCAAATTTCAAAAACAAATAACGATGTTATCCTCTTAGACAACTGGGAAGATCATATTAATGCCATTAAAGAAAATGGCTTAAAAATCACTGGTGATGTTGAAGAAACTGTAAACCTTCCAATTATGAAGCCAACTGAAGCTACTAAAGAAGCTGATTTAATCATCTTGTTTACAAAAGCTATGCAGTTACCACAAATGTTACAAGACGTTAAAGCTATTATTGGTAAAGAAACAAAAGTACTTTGTCTTCTCAATGGTCTTGGTCATGAAGAAGTTATCCGCCAATACATTCCAGTACATAACATTTTAATGGGTGTTACTGTTTGGACTGCTGGTCTTAAAGGTCCAGGACATGCCCATTTACAAGGTGTTGGAGCTCTCAACCTTCAAAGCATGGATCCAGAAAATCAAGAAGCAGGTCATCAAGTTGCTGAAATGCTTACAGAAGCAAAATTATTTGCAACCTATGATGAGAATGTTTTGCCAAATATTTGGAGAAAAGCTTGTGTTAATGGCACAATGAACTCAACATGTGCTTTGCTTGATTGTACAATTGGTGAACTTTTTGCTAGTCAAGATGGTCTTAAAATGGTTGAAGAAATTATTCATGAATTTGTCATTGTAGGGCAAGCAGAAGGGGTTACTTTGGATGAAGCTGAAATTACAAAATATGTTATGGATACTTCTGTCAAAGCAGCTCATCATTACCCATCAATGCACCAAGATTTAGTTCAAAATCACCGTAAAACAGAGATTGACTTCTTGAATGGTGCTGTTAGTGCTAAAGGTCAAAAACTTGGCATTGATACACCGTATTGTCGTTTAATCACACAAATGGTTCATACCAAAGAAGACGTTCTAAACATTAAATAA
- a CDS encoding PTS transporter subunit IIC, with protein MTDTNKETFSSFINKVLAGTAIAIVVALIPNAILATFLKPFVSNVFAAEFLHIVQVFQFFTPIMAGFLIGQQFKFTPMQQLAVGGAAYIGSGAWMYTEVIQKGVATGSFQLRGIGDLINMMITASLAVLAVKWFVNKLGSLTIILLPILIGTGVGYIGWKLLPYVSYVTTLIGQGINSFTTLQPILMSILIAMAFAILIVSPISTVAIGLAIGLNGMAAGAASMGIASTAAVLVWATLKVNKSGVPIAIALGAMKMMMPNFLKHPVMAIPMLVTAAMSSLMVPMFNLVGTPASSGFGLVGAVGPIASLAGGSNIMIIILAWLVIPFSVAFAAHKISKDVLKLYKEDIFVFEG; from the coding sequence ATGACAGATACAAACAAAGAGACGTTTAGCTCTTTTATCAATAAAGTTCTAGCGGGAACAGCAATTGCAATTGTAGTTGCCCTCATTCCAAACGCTATCTTGGCAACATTTTTAAAACCATTTGTATCAAATGTTTTTGCTGCAGAGTTTTTACATATTGTTCAAGTTTTCCAATTTTTCACACCTATTATGGCAGGATTTTTAATTGGTCAACAATTTAAATTTACACCTATGCAACAATTAGCAGTTGGTGGTGCGGCCTATATTGGTTCAGGAGCGTGGATGTACACTGAAGTTATTCAAAAAGGTGTAGCGACAGGTTCTTTCCAATTACGAGGTATTGGCGACCTTATCAATATGATGATTACTGCAAGTTTAGCTGTTTTAGCTGTTAAATGGTTTGTCAATAAACTTGGTTCATTGACAATCATCCTTCTTCCAATTTTGATTGGTACTGGTGTTGGTTATATTGGTTGGAAATTGCTTCCATATGTATCTTATGTAACCACTTTAATTGGGCAAGGAATCAACTCATTTACAACCTTACAACCAATCCTAATGTCAATTTTAATTGCCATGGCCTTTGCTATTTTAATTGTTAGTCCAATTTCAACTGTTGCAATCGGTTTAGCTATTGGCTTAAATGGTATGGCTGCTGGGGCAGCATCAATGGGTATAGCTTCAACTGCAGCAGTATTAGTATGGGCAACACTAAAAGTTAACAAATCAGGTGTCCCAATTGCTATTGCCTTGGGTGCTATGAAAATGATGATGCCAAACTTTTTGAAACATCCAGTGATGGCAATTCCAATGCTTGTTACAGCAGCAATGAGTTCATTAATGGTTCCTATGTTTAATCTTGTTGGTACACCAGCTTCATCTGGTTTTGGTCTTGTTGGTGCTGTAGGTCCGATAGCTTCACTTGCAGGAGGAAGCAATATCATGATTATTATTCTTGCATGGCTTGTGATTCCATTTAGTGTTGCTTTTGCTGCACATAAAATTAGTAAAGATGTATTAAAACTTTACAAAGAAGATATCTTTGTATTTGAAGGCTAA
- a CDS encoding NAD(P)/FAD-dependent oxidoreductase: MSDTIYDITIIGGGPVGLFAAYYAGLRGMRVNIIESLSELGGQPAILYPEKVIYDIPAYPAISGADLTTNMLKQLGRFKDRISTCLKEEVLAFEQKEAVFHIQTNKTVRYSKAIIIACGNGAFAPRRLGLEGEEDFADKTLFYNVHKLEQFTGRRVGICGGGDSALDWALALEDIAESVTLVHRREAFRAHEHSVELLKASKIQVLTPYIPLALEGKDGHLSKVIVQKVKDEEILDLDLDALIVSFGFSTSNKNLKSWNLDYKKSSIKVSNLFQTSQEGIFAIGDAADYDGKVDLIATGFGEAPIAVNQAINYIYPERDNRLVHSTSLIEKL, encoded by the coding sequence ATGAGTGACACTATATATGATATTACAATTATTGGAGGGGGCCCTGTAGGGCTCTTTGCAGCTTATTATGCTGGTCTAAGAGGTATGAGGGTCAATATTATTGAAAGCCTTTCTGAGTTGGGAGGACAACCGGCTATTTTATATCCTGAAAAAGTTATTTATGATATTCCTGCTTATCCTGCAATTAGTGGCGCTGACTTGACGACAAATATGCTCAAGCAACTTGGTCGCTTTAAAGACCGGATAAGTACTTGTCTCAAAGAAGAAGTTCTTGCGTTTGAGCAAAAAGAGGCTGTTTTTCATATTCAAACAAACAAAACAGTTCGTTATAGTAAAGCGATTATTATCGCTTGTGGAAATGGTGCTTTCGCTCCAAGAAGATTAGGATTGGAAGGTGAAGAGGACTTTGCAGACAAGACACTTTTTTACAATGTCCATAAATTAGAACAGTTTACAGGGCGTAGAGTTGGCATCTGTGGGGGAGGAGATTCTGCTCTCGACTGGGCTTTAGCATTAGAAGATATTGCTGAGAGTGTGACTCTAGTGCATAGACGAGAAGCGTTTAGAGCACATGAACATAGTGTCGAATTACTTAAAGCGTCAAAAATTCAGGTTTTAACGCCCTATATTCCGCTTGCTTTGGAAGGAAAAGATGGGCATCTTTCAAAAGTGATTGTTCAAAAAGTTAAAGATGAAGAAATTTTAGATTTAGACTTAGATGCCTTGATTGTAAGCTTTGGCTTTTCAACTTCAAATAAAAATCTTAAAAGCTGGAATTTAGATTATAAAAAGTCAAGCATTAAGGTTTCTAATCTCTTCCAAACTAGCCAAGAGGGAATCTTTGCAATTGGCGATGCGGCTGATTATGACGGCAAAGTTGACCTCATTGCAACTGGTTTTGGTGAAGCTCCAATTGCTGTTAACCAAGCTATTAATTATATTTATCCTGAGCGTGATAATCGGCTTGTTCATTCGACTTCATTGATTGAAAAACTATAA
- the trmD gene encoding tRNA (guanosine(37)-N1)-methyltransferase TrmD → MKIDILTLFPEMFTPLEASIVGKAVEKGLLNIHYHNFRDNAEKARHVDDEPYGGGQGMLLRAQPIYDTIEKIKAKNPRVILLDPAGKRFTQSDADMLAKEEELIFICGHYEGYDERIKELVTDELSLGDFVLTGGELAAMTIVDATVRLIPNVIGKEASHQDDSFSSGLLEYPQYTRPYDFRGMKVPDVLMSGHHENIRKWRLEQSLKKTLDRRPDLLDKYTFTDEEKEMLEKITGQIKERNQLNE, encoded by the coding sequence ATGAAAATTGATATTTTAACCCTTTTTCCAGAGATGTTTACACCTTTAGAAGCTTCCATTGTAGGTAAAGCTGTTGAAAAAGGACTGCTAAATATTCATTATCATAATTTTAGAGACAATGCAGAGAAAGCTCGCCATGTTGATGATGAGCCATATGGTGGCGGGCAAGGGATGCTTTTAAGAGCGCAGCCTATCTATGATACAATTGAAAAAATTAAGGCTAAAAATCCCAGAGTCATACTCCTAGATCCGGCAGGAAAAAGATTTACTCAAAGCGATGCTGACATGTTAGCAAAAGAAGAGGAATTAATTTTTATTTGTGGACATTATGAAGGCTATGATGAACGCATTAAAGAGCTTGTAACAGATGAACTCTCATTGGGAGATTTTGTCTTAACTGGTGGAGAATTAGCAGCAATGACCATTGTTGATGCTACGGTAAGATTGATTCCAAATGTTATTGGTAAAGAAGCTAGTCACCAGGATGATTCTTTTTCTTCAGGTCTTTTAGAATACCCACAATACACGAGACCTTATGATTTTAGAGGAATGAAGGTTCCAGATGTCTTGATGAGTGGGCATCATGAAAATATTAGGAAATGGCGACTAGAGCAAAGTTTGAAAAAAACCTTAGATCGTCGCCCTGACTTATTAGACAAGTATACATTTACTGATGAAGAAAAAGAAATGCTAGAAAAGATAACTGGTCAAATAAAGGAGCGTAATCAACTAAATGAGTGA
- the rimM gene encoding ribosome maturation factor RimM (Essential for efficient processing of 16S rRNA) produces MKFYNVGKIVNTQGLQGEMRVLSVSDFADERFKKGNILALFDDKDQFVQEIEIASHRKQKNFDIIKFKNHYHINDIEKYKGFTIKVSEDKLSELNDDEYYYHEIIGLDVYEHDVLVGTITEILQPGANDVWVVSRKGKRDLLLPFIPPVVLNVDIANKRVDVDIMEGLDDEN; encoded by the coding sequence ATGAAATTTTATAATGTTGGTAAAATCGTCAACACCCAAGGACTTCAAGGAGAAATGCGTGTTTTATCAGTTAGTGATTTTGCAGATGAACGGTTTAAAAAAGGGAATATTTTAGCTTTATTTGATGATAAGGATCAATTTGTTCAAGAGATTGAAATTGCAAGTCACCGAAAACAGAAAAATTTTGATATTATCAAATTTAAAAATCACTACCATATTAATGACATTGAAAAGTATAAGGGTTTTACCATAAAGGTTTCAGAAGACAAGCTTTCAGAATTGAATGATGATGAGTATTATTACCATGAGATTATTGGATTAGACGTTTATGAACATGATGTTTTAGTAGGAACTATCACAGAAATTTTACAGCCTGGTGCAAATGATGTTTGGGTTGTTAGCCGAAAAGGGAAACGTGATTTATTGTTGCCATTTATTCCACCAGTTGTTTTAAATGTTGATATTGCTAACAAGCGTGTTGACGTTGACATTATGGAAGGCTTAGATGATGAAAATTGA
- a CDS encoding MSCRAMM family protein, whose translation MKKYFCFSKSLLTVATLSSLVLVNGNLASVVIADSTSAPSSATVSTGSFNFVASVVDSKGATLSGKTVLLTDITDGISKPIQSQVSNSQGQAIFSSLPLNRNISVSVDGKTKGYTLRTDQAGTTLASSFTADGLGKGAPSYTNKPLVVLVSNQDAEPIPNKEVILKDRQGNLVDRVLTDNSGLARFTKNLLDGTHYPFYIDGKKMGETIPGISVNTALDTTSNSEKVESPVVNASQAAGSFSFKVTVLGDNGKVLEGKKVSLFDITDGKETALQSADSNASGQVDFDKLPLSRNISVSIDGKAQGYTIRTDKDGQEKAAAFYVSGKGNTLPTYTKTPATIRVVNEDAEPLSGQTVTLFNKLGQKVAELMTNQDGKAIFEDQLMDGTFYQFSVNGIKMNTITPGNSINAALSSDQIKKVAEVPQVAPSNHKKDKQDTTAEPKEVAQKKAGNALADQKQTSKAKEMNPKNKASLPQTGDSAVSILSLVGFVMLGVSTLLLLAKKTLKNTRQ comes from the coding sequence ATGAAAAAATATTTTTGCTTTTCTAAAAGCCTTTTAACGGTTGCTACTTTGTCAAGTTTAGTCTTGGTAAATGGGAATTTAGCAAGTGTCGTTATTGCAGATTCAACAAGTGCACCATCAAGTGCTACTGTTTCAACTGGAAGCTTTAATTTTGTTGCAAGTGTTGTAGATAGTAAAGGAGCAACACTATCTGGAAAAACGGTTCTTTTAACTGATATTACAGATGGCATTTCAAAACCGATTCAATCTCAGGTTTCAAATAGTCAAGGGCAAGCCATTTTTTCTAGTTTACCTCTGAACCGAAACATTAGTGTTTCGGTTGATGGAAAAACCAAAGGTTATACCTTGAGAACTGATCAAGCAGGAACTACATTGGCTTCTAGTTTTACAGCAGACGGACTTGGAAAAGGAGCGCCGAGCTATACAAATAAGCCATTAGTTGTTTTAGTTTCAAATCAAGATGCTGAACCTATTCCAAACAAAGAAGTCATTTTAAAAGACAGACAAGGGAATCTAGTTGATCGTGTCCTTACGGATAACTCAGGTTTAGCACGTTTTACAAAGAATCTTCTTGATGGTACTCACTATCCATTTTATATTGATGGGAAAAAAATGGGTGAAACGATTCCTGGGATTTCAGTTAATACAGCTCTTGATACAACGAGTAATAGTGAGAAAGTTGAATCTCCTGTAGTAAATGCATCTCAAGCTGCAGGTTCATTCTCTTTTAAAGTAACTGTTTTAGGTGATAATGGTAAAGTACTAGAAGGTAAAAAAGTCTCATTGTTTGATATTACTGATGGTAAAGAAACAGCTTTGCAGTCAGCTGACAGTAATGCTAGTGGTCAAGTCGATTTTGATAAACTGCCATTATCAAGGAACATCAGTGTTTCCATTGATGGAAAAGCCCAAGGTTATACTATTAGGACTGATAAAGATGGTCAAGAAAAGGCAGCAGCATTCTATGTTTCTGGAAAAGGAAATACACTTCCTACTTACACTAAGACGCCAGCTACCATTCGTGTAGTAAATGAGGATGCTGAACCTTTGAGTGGACAAACAGTGACTTTGTTCAATAAACTTGGTCAGAAAGTTGCTGAATTAATGACAAACCAGGATGGTAAAGCGATTTTCGAAGATCAGCTAATGGATGGAACCTTTTATCAATTCTCAGTTAACGGCATCAAAATGAATACAATTACGCCTGGAAATAGCATTAATGCCGCATTATCATCTGATCAGATTAAGAAAGTAGCAGAAGTACCTCAAGTAGCCCCTTCAAACCATAAAAAGGACAAACAGGATACAACTGCAGAACCTAAAGAAGTAGCTCAGAAAAAAGCTGGGAATGCATTGGCTGATCAAAAGCAAACAAGCAAAGCAAAAGAAATGAATCCCAAAAACAAAGCCTCTCTTCCGCAAACAGGAGATAGTGCTGTGTCAATTTTGAGTCTCGTTGGTTTTGTTATGTTAGGTGTTTCAACCTTGTTATTACTAGCTAAAAAAACATTAAAAAACACTAGACAATAA
- a CDS encoding KH domain-containing protein: MDTIENLIIAIVKPLISQPDNLTIKIEDTPDFLEYHLDLDAQDIGRVIGKKGRTITAIRSIVYSVPTQGKKVRLVIDEK, from the coding sequence ATGGATACCATTGAAAATCTTATTATCGCCATTGTGAAACCATTGATTTCACAACCTGACAATCTTACCATTAAAATTGAAGATACTCCTGATTTTCTTGAGTATCATCTTGACTTGGATGCTCAAGACATCGGTCGTGTTATCGGAAAAAAAGGTCGTACCATTACGGCGATAAGATCGATAGTCTATTCGGTACCAACACAAGGAAAAAAAGTTAGACTCGTTATTGATGAAAAATAA
- the rpsP gene encoding 30S ribosomal protein S16, whose translation MAVKIRLTRMGSKKKPFYRINIADSLAPRDGRFIETVGTYNPLVTENQVTLKEDRILDWLSKGAQPSDTVRNILSKAGVMTKFHNQKFSK comes from the coding sequence ATGGCAGTAAAAATCCGTTTAACTCGTATGGGTTCTAAGAAAAAACCTTTCTACCGTATCAACATTGCAGATTCACTTGCACCACGTGATGGTCGTTTCATCGAAACTGTTGGAACATACAACCCACTTGTAACTGAAAACCAAGTAACTCTAAAAGAAGATCGTATTCTTGACTGGTTATCAAAAGGAGCTCAACCTTCAGATACAGTACGTAACATTCTTTCAAAAGCTGGAGTTATGACGAAATTCCACAATCAAAAATTCTCAAAATAA
- a CDS encoding TVP38/TMEM64 family protein yields MNKLRLSHAQLKKIVRLIGVLSILFSLTFICYLVGKLDIFNNPQALSQLIKDHLLIGSIVFFLVQIIQVVIPIIPGGITTVVGFLTFGPILGLFLNVVGIILGSSLLFILVRKFGKPFVLLFIDDEKMVVYEEKLASKIYERIFILNMISPVAPADVMIMITGLSKISFKKFLLIIILCRPISMVVYSYFWIHGGQLLSKLI; encoded by the coding sequence ATGAATAAACTGAGATTAAGCCATGCTCAATTGAAAAAAATTGTTCGATTAATTGGGGTATTGTCTATTCTTTTCTCGCTAACGTTTATCTGTTATTTGGTTGGAAAGTTAGACATTTTCAATAATCCGCAGGCTTTATCTCAATTAATTAAAGACCATCTTTTAATTGGATCAATTGTTTTTTTCCTTGTTCAAATTATTCAGGTTGTTATCCCAATAATTCCTGGGGGAATTACAACTGTTGTTGGTTTCCTAACTTTTGGCCCTATATTGGGATTATTTCTTAATGTTGTTGGGATAATTTTAGGGTCGTCTTTACTATTTATTTTAGTTAGGAAATTCGGAAAACCATTTGTTCTTCTCTTTATTGATGATGAAAAAATGGTGGTATATGAAGAAAAATTAGCTTCGAAGATATATGAGCGTATTTTTATCTTAAATATGATTTCACCGGTAGCGCCTGCAGATGTGATGATAATGATAACAGGACTCAGTAAAATATCATTTAAAAAATTTTTACTAATTATTATTCTCTGTCGCCCAATATCAATGGTAGTATATAGCTACTTTTGGATTCATGGTGGTCAGTTACTCAGTAAATTAATTTAG